Proteins encoded within one genomic window of Diceros bicornis minor isolate mBicDic1 chromosome X, mDicBic1.mat.cur, whole genome shotgun sequence:
- the LOC131400270 gene encoding EZH inhibitory protein-like — MATQSCWEREQQPQQGEVPPEPKSKVAPAPGQARGTGNPGASVPAASSDPCPPGGGAPRGGAAGSSSCATASAGAISVTAEDPWLPSMDCVQERGPSDLQGGQSPHAGPSCVVPEAGQGIQSAHTGSTAAMGQATRVAGRASRPPTHTTSPGDGRGRKQPSREEAAQAQKPPELCLFPGAPGPRWSEPLRQSSPESQPSSSGRSRASPRSHASPLGPALRSRTTAPGPALRSRTTAPGPALRSRTSPPGPALRSRTSPPGPALRSRTSPPGPALRSRTTAPGPALRSRTTAPGPALRSRTTAPGPALRSRASEPRPALRRCAPAPGPALRRRRASQPGPALSRPASAPGPAVRRPAAAPGPALRRCSASTPGPAVRRPASGSGPALRSRASGPGPALQSRASGPGPALQSRTSPLGPALRSSSTTPGFVPRSRAPQRRSAPSSRPSLPGPVGQSPPSSPGFAFRRLVHRSSSSSPDPEVPSLAAQPRWRAVRMRASSPSPPGWLQETSPVFQKVAL; from the coding sequence ATGGCCACCCAGTCGTGCTGGGAGAGGGAGCAGCAGCCACAGCAGGGTGAGGTGCCCCCAGAGCCCAAGAGCAAGGTAGCCCCTGCCCCTGGCCAAGCCCGCGGCACCGGCAATCCCGGTGCTTCGGTTCCCGCAGCCTCCAGCGACCCGTGTCCGCCGGGTGGCGGCGCCCCGCGCGGTGGTGCAGCAGGTTCCTCCTCCTGTGCCACGGCCTCCGCCGGCGCCATTTCCGTCACTGCTGAGGACCCGTGGCTGCCCTCCATGGACTGTGTGCAGGAGAGGGGGCCCTCCGACCTCCAGGGCGGCCAGAGTCCCCATGCAGGGCCGAGCTGTGTGGTGCCTGAGGCAGGCCAAGGTATCCAGtccgcgcacacgggcagcacgGCGGCCATGGGGCAAGCCACGAGGGTCGCTGGCCGGGCCAGCCGGCCTCCGACCCACACCACGAGCCCAGGCGACGGCCGTGGGAGGAAGCAGCCCAGCCGCGAGGAGGCTGCCCAGGCTCAGAAGCCTCCAGAGCTCTGTCTGTTTCCTGGGGCTCCCGGGCCTcggtggtctgagcctttgcggCAGTCTTCTCCAGAGTCTCAGCCCAGCAGCAGCGGCCGTTCTCGGGCTTCTCCGCGGAGTCACGCATCCCCGCTGGGCCCTGCTCTCCGCAGCCGCACCACCGCGCCAGGCCCTGCTCTCCGCAGCCGCACCACCGCGCCAGGCCCTGCTCTCCGCAGCCGCACCAGCCCGCCAGGCCCTGCTCTCCGCAGCCGCACCAGCCCGCCAGGCCCTGCTCTCCGCAGCCGCACCAGCCCGCCAGGCCCTGCTCTCCGCAGCCGCACCACCGCGCCAGGCCCTGCTCTCCGCAGCCGCACCACCGCGCCAGGCCCTGCTCTCCGCAGCCGCACCACCGCGCCAGGCCCTGCTCTCCGCAGCCGTGCATCTGAGCCACGTCCTGCTCTCCGCCGCTGTGCACCCGCGCCAGGCCCTGCTCTCCGCCGTCGCCGTGCATCCcagccaggccctgccctcagccGCCCTGCGTCCGCGCCTGGCCCCGCTGTCCGCCGCCCTGCGGCCGCGCCAGGCCCTGCTCTCCGCCGTTGCAGTGCTTCCACGCCAGGCCCTGCCGTCCGCCGCCCTGCTTCTGGGTCAGGCCCTGCCCTCCGCAGCCGCGCAtccgggccaggccctgccctccaAAGCCGCGCATCCGGACCAGGCCCTGCCCTCCAAAGCCGCACCAGCCCGCTAGGCCCTGCCCTCCGCAGCAGCAGCACGACTCCAGGCTTTGTCCCTCGGAGCCGCGCCCCGCAGAGAAGATCAGCCCCTAGCAGCCGCCCCTCGCTGCCTGGGCCTGTTGGCCAGAGTCCTCCTTCTTCCCCTGGGTTTGCCTTTCGAAGGCTTGTCCACCGGAGCAGCTCAAGCTCTCCTGATCCTGAGGTCCCAAGCCTTGCTGCCCAGCCCCGTTGGCGTGCAGTCCGAATGCGCGCCTCCTCACCCTCACCTCCTG